A single window of Oncorhynchus clarkii lewisi isolate Uvic-CL-2024 chromosome 10, UVic_Ocla_1.0, whole genome shotgun sequence DNA harbors:
- the LOC139418824 gene encoding uncharacterized protein isoform X2: protein MAETVLSLFDYREPPTLDSDGEGTKPVPTPRGRGCGRKRKGTPVKVCDRVFVTEDEEDSSEHSYCPGDGKEAAENKRPTLDGPCYINDPAQICSGSLEPGEEGSSGGRGAAVMYPPPPNCRIREVHCGSQVRLVVIAIRDITKGEEITVDYSLTEWGDNTMGFRGTVSPGRYECLSDPENNSIKKEEESVPPSLSAQDYLTPSWPLSPSSSPLSHSNASDSDPQNEGGEDGSQRHTPRRRKRRRTTTPSKKRTTPHRTSPGRPPLSTSYRPLTFSPPPPSSSSSTSSRPSLFKSPAPLGPNTTANISINIARGVGMGVPPQKLSCAYCGRHFRSLGRHLDKHHPNQPEIRAALIERFMPHLAAAHAAHHAQSEQQPRSSSAASGAEQNSHKPPQGGAAAAALSLSPQRPSATTAQSPSSAVGRNSSPLVLTPPRGRSAVAVSVLKRSPPPVAVTPPRKAGLRKVKKEKEEEEEENDLVEVAVARPKEEAEAACPHVFQQTPKEVERLPKEDENEEEEEESGMMEDDSGAEEKEKELLSSGRLHMLPLLSSLSSLVLYLRRLQHSAFLSLSRQLQSAEAWRLLCHSSLALLILYNRRRECEVSKLVIAEYRARVTPQCPVPVPPGAPPALTPLEASLSPFERLVLPHLPRVGVQGKRGRVQPLILPPHCEPCLELLLQTRQDVGVDPQNPYVFARPYHSPATPLRGTDLLRSLARSSGTRNPRALTQTRVRRQVAILTQLLLLGEGEEPGQPGGNAIERLEHFLEREYHVTQSCGGIGQDPGLMGRVGRVVLCGERDGVLFRGMSLHHICLELDVMSGNSADSYSDGDSDGEGGKEKGEVAPPSLLMVRKGRTNGRTPRARKLKVTPSSALPLSPSLPGRRRGSGKRGVLKRPWSDAERAAVEEHLTSNIAELRVPAKADCERCLQSCPLLVTNRRDWRAIKFYCHNRIQLIKKNQRREDDGTPIMVC, encoded by the exons ATGGCGGAGACCGTACTCTCGCTCTTCGACTACCGGGAGCCACCGACACTGGACAGCGACGGAGAGGGAACCAAACCGGTGCCGACGCCTCGGGG ACGCGGCTGTGGGAGGAAAAGGAAGGGAACGCCGGTGAAAGTGTGCGACCGAGTCTTTGTcacagaggatgaggaggacagCTCCGAACACAGCTACtgtccag GTGATGGTAAGGAGGCTGCAGAGAACAAACGACCAACACTGGATGGACCATGTTACATCAATGACCCTGCTCAGATCTG CAGTGGGTCTTTAGAGCCGGGTGAGGAGGGATCCAGTGGGGGCAGGGGGGCGGCGGTGATGTACCCCCCTCCTCCAAACTGCCGCATCCGCGAGGTACACTGTGGGAGCCAGGTGCGTCTGGTCGTCATAGCGATCCGAGACATCACCAAAGGAGAGGAGATCACCGTTGACTACAGCCTGACCGAGTGGGGAGACAACACTATG GGTTTCCGTGGTACCGTGTCTCCAGGGAGATATGAGTGTCTCTCCGACCCCGAGAACAACAGTATCAAAAAG GAGGAAGAGTCcgtgcccccctctctctcagcccagGACTACCTCACCCCTTCCTGGCCcctttccccctcttcctcccccctctcccactccaATGCCAGCGACTCGGATCCCCAGAATGAGGGGGGCGAGGACGGGAGTCAGAGACACACACCTCGCCGCCGCAAACGCCGCCGGACCACCACCCCCTCCAAAAAGAGGACCACCCCTCACCGGACGTCCCCAGGccgccctcccctctccacttcaTACCGCCCCCTCAccttctccccccctcctccatcctcctcctcctccacctcttctcgcCCTTCTCTGTTCAAATCCCCTGCTCCATTGGGGCCCAACACGACGGCGAACATCAGTATTAACATCGCCAGGGGGGTTGGCATGGGCGTGCCCCCCCAGAAGTTGAGCTGCGCTTACTGCGGGCGCCACTTCCGCTCACTGGGGCGCCACCTGGACAAGCACCACCCCAACCAGCCCGAGATCCGTGCCGCGCTTATCGAGCGATTTATGCCCCACCTGGCGGCCGCACACGCCGCCCACCACGCTCAGTCCGAGCAGCAACCTCGGTCATCATCGGCGGCGTCAGGAGCGGAGCAAAATTCCCACAAGCCACCACAGGGGGGCGCCGCAGCCGCCgcgctctccctgtctcctcaaCGTCCCTCCGCCACCACCGCCCAGTCCCCTTCCTCTGCCGTCGGGAGAAACTCCTCCCCCCTGGTGTTGACTCCGCCCCGAGGACGCAGTGCTGTGGCCGTGTCCGTTCTGAAGAGAAGCCCGCCTCCAGTGGCTGTGACCCCACCCAGAAAGGCAGGACTGCGCAAAGTGAAGAaggaaaaagaggaggaggaagaggagaacgaCCTGGTGGAAGTGGCGGTGGCGAGGCCCAAAGAAGAGGCAGAGGCGGCTTGTCCCCACGTCTTTCAGCAGACGCCCAAAGAGGTGGAGCGGCTGCCTAAAGAGGATGaaaatgaagaagaggaggaggagagcggaATGATGGAAGATGACAGTGGAGccgaggagaaggagaaggagttgTTGAG ttCGGGCCGTCTCCACATgctgcccctcctctcctccctgtcttccCTGGTTCTCTACCTCCGCAGGCTCCAGCACTCTGCCTTCCTCTCCCTGTCCCGCCAGCTCCAATCCGCCGAGGCCTGGCGCCTCCTGTGCCACTCCTCCCTCGCCCTGCTCATCCTCTACAACCGTCGCCGCGAATGCGAGGTCTCCAAACTGGTCATAGCCGAATACCGCGCCCGTGTCACCCCCCAGTGCCCCGTGCCGGTGCCCCCCGGCGCCCCGCCCGCCCTCACACCCCTGGAGGCATCGCTTTCGCCCTTTGAGCGTCTCGTGCTTCCGCATTTGCCTCGAGTAGGTGTCCAGGGCAAACGAGGAAGAGTCCAGCCTCTTATCCTGCCACCGCACTGCGAGCCGTGTCTGGAACTCCTCCTCCAGACCAGGCAAGATGTCGGCGTCGATCCCCAGAACCCGTACGTCTTCGCCCGGCCGTACCACTCTCCAGCCACCCCCCTCCGGGGCACCGACCTCCTCCGGAGTCTGGCCCGCTCCAGCGGCACCCGGAACCCCCGCGCCCTCACCCAGACGCGCGTCCGGCGCCAGGTCGCCATCTTGACGCAGCTGCTATTGCTCGGCGAGGGGGAGGAGCCAGGACAGCCGGGCGGGAACGCCATAGAGCGCCTGGAACACTTCCTGGAGCGCGAGTACCACGTGACGCAGAGCTGCGGCGGGATTGGCCAGGACCCGGGGCTGATGGGTAGAGTGGGGCGTGTGGTGCTGTGCGGGGAGAGAGACGGCGTGCTGTTCCGGGGGATGAGCCTCCACCACATCTGTCTGGAGCTTGACG TGATGTCAGGCAACTCGGCCGACTCGTACTCGGACGGCGACTCTGACGgcgaaggggggaaggagaagggCGAGGTGGCCCCTCCCAGCCTGCTGATGGTGAGGAAGGGCAGGACCAACGGCAGGACGCCGCGTGCCAGGAAACTCAAGGTCACGCCCTCCTCCGCATtgcccctctccccctcactccccgGCCGCAGGAGAGGCTCAG GCAAACGCGGCGTCCTCAAGCGCCCGTGGTCAGACGCGGAGCGCGCCGCCGTGGAGGAGCACCTGACCTCCAACATCGCCGAGCTGCGCGTGCCCGCCAAGGCCGACTGCGAGCGCTGCCTTCAGAGCTGCCCTCTGCTGGTCACCAACCGGCGAGACTGGCGGGCCATCAAATTCTACTGTCACAACCGCATCCAGCTGATCAAGAAGAACCAGCGGCGCGAGGACGACGGGACGCCAATCATGGTGTGCTGa
- the LOC139418824 gene encoding uncharacterized protein isoform X1, translated as MAETVLSLFDYREPPTLDSDGEGTKPVPTPRGRGCGRKRKGTPVKVCDRVFVTEDEEDSSEHSYCPGDGKEAAENKRPTLDGPCYINDPAQICSGSLEPGEEGSSGGRGAAVMYPPPPNCRIREVHCGSQVRLVVIAIRDITKGEEITVDYSLTEWGDNTMGFRGTVSPGRYECLSDPENNSIKKEEESVPPSLSAQDYLTPSWPLSPSSSPLSHSNASDSDPQNEGGEDGSQRHTPRRRKRRRTTTPSKKRTTPHRTSPGRPPLSTSYRPLTFSPPPPSSSSSTSSRPSLFKSPAPLGPNTTANISINIARGVGMGVPPQKLSCAYCGRHFRSLGRHLDKHHPNQPEIRAALIERFMPHLAAAHAAHHAQSEQQPRSSSAASGAEQNSHKPPQGGAAAAALSLSPQRPSATTAQSPSSAVGRNSSPLVLTPPRGRSAVAVSVLKRSPPPVAVTPPRKAGLRKVKKEKEEEEEENDLVEVAVARPKEEAEAACPHVFQQTPKEVERLPKEDENEEEEEESGMMEDDSGAEEKEKELLSSGRLHMLPLLSSLSSLVLYLRRLQHSAFLSLSRQLQSAEAWRLLCHSSLALLILYNRRRECEVSKLVIAEYRARVTPQCPVPVPPGAPPALTPLEASLSPFERLVLPHLPRVGVQGKRGRVQPLILPPHCEPCLELLLQTRQDVGVDPQNPYVFARPYHSPATPLRGTDLLRSLARSSGTRNPRALTQTRVRRQVAILTQLLLLGEGEEPGQPGGNAIERLEHFLEREYHVTQSCGGIGQDPGLMGRVGRVVLCGERDGVLFRGMSLHHICLELDVMSGNSADSYSDGDSDGEGGKEKGEVAPPSLLMVRKGRTNGRTPRARKLKVTPSSALPLSPSLPGRRRGSGGPKSGKRGVLKRPWSDAERAAVEEHLTSNIAELRVPAKADCERCLQSCPLLVTNRRDWRAIKFYCHNRIQLIKKNQRREDDGTPIMVC; from the exons ATGGCGGAGACCGTACTCTCGCTCTTCGACTACCGGGAGCCACCGACACTGGACAGCGACGGAGAGGGAACCAAACCGGTGCCGACGCCTCGGGG ACGCGGCTGTGGGAGGAAAAGGAAGGGAACGCCGGTGAAAGTGTGCGACCGAGTCTTTGTcacagaggatgaggaggacagCTCCGAACACAGCTACtgtccag GTGATGGTAAGGAGGCTGCAGAGAACAAACGACCAACACTGGATGGACCATGTTACATCAATGACCCTGCTCAGATCTG CAGTGGGTCTTTAGAGCCGGGTGAGGAGGGATCCAGTGGGGGCAGGGGGGCGGCGGTGATGTACCCCCCTCCTCCAAACTGCCGCATCCGCGAGGTACACTGTGGGAGCCAGGTGCGTCTGGTCGTCATAGCGATCCGAGACATCACCAAAGGAGAGGAGATCACCGTTGACTACAGCCTGACCGAGTGGGGAGACAACACTATG GGTTTCCGTGGTACCGTGTCTCCAGGGAGATATGAGTGTCTCTCCGACCCCGAGAACAACAGTATCAAAAAG GAGGAAGAGTCcgtgcccccctctctctcagcccagGACTACCTCACCCCTTCCTGGCCcctttccccctcttcctcccccctctcccactccaATGCCAGCGACTCGGATCCCCAGAATGAGGGGGGCGAGGACGGGAGTCAGAGACACACACCTCGCCGCCGCAAACGCCGCCGGACCACCACCCCCTCCAAAAAGAGGACCACCCCTCACCGGACGTCCCCAGGccgccctcccctctccacttcaTACCGCCCCCTCAccttctccccccctcctccatcctcctcctcctccacctcttctcgcCCTTCTCTGTTCAAATCCCCTGCTCCATTGGGGCCCAACACGACGGCGAACATCAGTATTAACATCGCCAGGGGGGTTGGCATGGGCGTGCCCCCCCAGAAGTTGAGCTGCGCTTACTGCGGGCGCCACTTCCGCTCACTGGGGCGCCACCTGGACAAGCACCACCCCAACCAGCCCGAGATCCGTGCCGCGCTTATCGAGCGATTTATGCCCCACCTGGCGGCCGCACACGCCGCCCACCACGCTCAGTCCGAGCAGCAACCTCGGTCATCATCGGCGGCGTCAGGAGCGGAGCAAAATTCCCACAAGCCACCACAGGGGGGCGCCGCAGCCGCCgcgctctccctgtctcctcaaCGTCCCTCCGCCACCACCGCCCAGTCCCCTTCCTCTGCCGTCGGGAGAAACTCCTCCCCCCTGGTGTTGACTCCGCCCCGAGGACGCAGTGCTGTGGCCGTGTCCGTTCTGAAGAGAAGCCCGCCTCCAGTGGCTGTGACCCCACCCAGAAAGGCAGGACTGCGCAAAGTGAAGAaggaaaaagaggaggaggaagaggagaacgaCCTGGTGGAAGTGGCGGTGGCGAGGCCCAAAGAAGAGGCAGAGGCGGCTTGTCCCCACGTCTTTCAGCAGACGCCCAAAGAGGTGGAGCGGCTGCCTAAAGAGGATGaaaatgaagaagaggaggaggagagcggaATGATGGAAGATGACAGTGGAGccgaggagaaggagaaggagttgTTGAG ttCGGGCCGTCTCCACATgctgcccctcctctcctccctgtcttccCTGGTTCTCTACCTCCGCAGGCTCCAGCACTCTGCCTTCCTCTCCCTGTCCCGCCAGCTCCAATCCGCCGAGGCCTGGCGCCTCCTGTGCCACTCCTCCCTCGCCCTGCTCATCCTCTACAACCGTCGCCGCGAATGCGAGGTCTCCAAACTGGTCATAGCCGAATACCGCGCCCGTGTCACCCCCCAGTGCCCCGTGCCGGTGCCCCCCGGCGCCCCGCCCGCCCTCACACCCCTGGAGGCATCGCTTTCGCCCTTTGAGCGTCTCGTGCTTCCGCATTTGCCTCGAGTAGGTGTCCAGGGCAAACGAGGAAGAGTCCAGCCTCTTATCCTGCCACCGCACTGCGAGCCGTGTCTGGAACTCCTCCTCCAGACCAGGCAAGATGTCGGCGTCGATCCCCAGAACCCGTACGTCTTCGCCCGGCCGTACCACTCTCCAGCCACCCCCCTCCGGGGCACCGACCTCCTCCGGAGTCTGGCCCGCTCCAGCGGCACCCGGAACCCCCGCGCCCTCACCCAGACGCGCGTCCGGCGCCAGGTCGCCATCTTGACGCAGCTGCTATTGCTCGGCGAGGGGGAGGAGCCAGGACAGCCGGGCGGGAACGCCATAGAGCGCCTGGAACACTTCCTGGAGCGCGAGTACCACGTGACGCAGAGCTGCGGCGGGATTGGCCAGGACCCGGGGCTGATGGGTAGAGTGGGGCGTGTGGTGCTGTGCGGGGAGAGAGACGGCGTGCTGTTCCGGGGGATGAGCCTCCACCACATCTGTCTGGAGCTTGACG TGATGTCAGGCAACTCGGCCGACTCGTACTCGGACGGCGACTCTGACGgcgaaggggggaaggagaagggCGAGGTGGCCCCTCCCAGCCTGCTGATGGTGAGGAAGGGCAGGACCAACGGCAGGACGCCGCGTGCCAGGAAACTCAAGGTCACGCCCTCCTCCGCATtgcccctctccccctcactccccgGCCGCAGGAGAGGCTCAGGTGGGCCcaaatcag GCAAACGCGGCGTCCTCAAGCGCCCGTGGTCAGACGCGGAGCGCGCCGCCGTGGAGGAGCACCTGACCTCCAACATCGCCGAGCTGCGCGTGCCCGCCAAGGCCGACTGCGAGCGCTGCCTTCAGAGCTGCCCTCTGCTGGTCACCAACCGGCGAGACTGGCGGGCCATCAAATTCTACTGTCACAACCGCATCCAGCTGATCAAGAAGAACCAGCGGCGCGAGGACGACGGGACGCCAATCATGGTGTGCTGa